A genomic region of Mycobacterium sp. Aquia_213 contains the following coding sequences:
- a CDS encoding DUF3349 domain-containing protein has product MGLGDRVSSIVKFLRDGYPTRARAFGYIPLLALLPSRVTDEEITAIVQRFSSRKRPPTDNVEVGVAITQVTDEMPSLYDIERVQHRIAASAEPDKPSGDR; this is encoded by the coding sequence ATGGGCCTGGGCGATCGGGTATCGAGCATCGTCAAGTTTCTACGTGACGGTTACCCCACGCGCGCTCGTGCGTTTGGCTACATCCCATTGCTGGCCCTACTGCCGTCGCGGGTGACCGACGAAGAGATCACCGCGATCGTGCAGCGGTTCAGTTCGCGCAAACGTCCGCCGACCGACAATGTCGAGGTGGGGGTGGCGATCACTCAGGTCACGGACGAGATGCCCTCCCTGTATGACATTGAGCGGGTTCAGCATCGAATCGCTGCGAGTGCTGAACCCGACAAGCCTTCCGGTGACAGATGA